In one window of Corynebacterium incognita DNA:
- a CDS encoding AAA family ATPase, translating to MKLHSIEIENMRSIERLRLDDIPDNGVLVISGPNESGKSTIAEAINLVLNTKHTTKHKDVMAMGTVGKDAPLTVRLEATVGPYRFTVLKQFLKQRKCELTITAPQRRELRGEEAHDELQRILDEYVDASLRETLFMRQDDLNDGIAAAGIPSVSAALGEAARVSTAVDDPRDSESQVELGQHDTELFQEVERRYFQFFSKTGKPVKEYAKAQDNLEQAENALEEARRSVAELEGDVEAHREQSLRLESARRSLPEAQREYEAYSVELDALEAVERKLELAINQVSRQEALRDNAAAKVAERRHLRDVLAEKEAAVVAIEEKFPALKERATVEENTITALNKELEEKRGAVDSAKAARKEAAAAVHLAQNRDRAAQLRDTLQAIDGIDADMAAAQEKLAALAPRVKDKDVDTAEQLRNTADQLRERISASAAKLRVTSTGEDTLNVDGVEHVVSVSGDELVVELGAGTEITVGSLRAVFDPGRTARELEKDRAERTRVEEEFAQLIERFGVESLAELRQQKREQDELEQEINGLKRQRAAVVSTLRGSDSSQADVAALRAELKAIEAAIEQHQEVATSSGEELTLDAARRALDEAEQAVDDAAAAVDAVGAQLEPWQARKATIALSEANAQRAGVIEAREEARQVLNTAVESNSDEDLNTAVEEAEASLAAACRERDTQRAVLEEKDVEQLRRRATAAETAVATHKETIENAALKLAGLEARISHAAGAEEELQRAEMRVEQFSAEAASLERQARAVKLLRETLVRHRDAARARYAAPFVSRLAGLASVVFGKGVNFELDDELNVVSRTKDGRTVELGALSGGAKEQLRMLTRFAIADLVADSSSTDQESNSRRIGGREPVPVIVDDALGSTDTGRLLDMAAVFNAVGANNQVVVFTCVPERYSGVRDKTERSMRELKLA from the coding sequence ATGAAGTTGCACAGCATTGAGATTGAAAACATGCGCTCCATCGAGCGCCTGCGCTTAGACGACATTCCGGACAACGGCGTGTTGGTAATCTCCGGGCCGAATGAATCCGGCAAGTCCACTATCGCAGAAGCCATCAACCTAGTCCTCAACACCAAGCACACCACGAAGCACAAAGATGTCATGGCGATGGGCACTGTGGGCAAGGATGCGCCATTGACCGTGAGGTTGGAGGCGACCGTCGGCCCGTATCGGTTCACGGTTCTCAAGCAGTTCCTGAAGCAGCGGAAGTGTGAGCTGACCATCACTGCTCCGCAGCGCCGCGAGCTGCGCGGTGAAGAGGCACACGACGAGCTCCAACGCATTCTCGATGAATATGTGGATGCCTCGTTGCGGGAGACCCTGTTTATGCGCCAAGATGACCTCAATGATGGTATCGCCGCTGCAGGCATACCTTCCGTATCCGCTGCGCTAGGCGAGGCTGCCCGCGTCTCCACGGCCGTTGATGATCCCCGTGACTCCGAGTCCCAGGTCGAGTTGGGACAGCATGACACCGAACTGTTCCAGGAAGTGGAACGCCGCTATTTTCAGTTTTTCAGCAAGACCGGCAAGCCCGTGAAGGAATACGCCAAGGCTCAGGACAATCTTGAGCAGGCTGAGAATGCGTTGGAGGAAGCGCGGCGCAGCGTCGCAGAACTTGAAGGTGACGTGGAAGCACACCGCGAGCAGTCGCTGCGCCTAGAATCGGCGCGCCGGTCATTGCCAGAGGCCCAGCGGGAATATGAAGCCTATTCCGTGGAGTTGGACGCCCTCGAGGCCGTCGAGCGGAAACTTGAACTGGCTATTAACCAAGTATCTCGACAGGAGGCCCTGCGCGACAACGCGGCCGCGAAGGTTGCGGAGCGCCGACACCTGCGCGACGTGCTCGCGGAGAAGGAAGCCGCGGTGGTGGCGATAGAGGAGAAGTTCCCTGCCTTAAAGGAACGCGCCACCGTAGAAGAGAACACGATCACTGCGCTGAACAAAGAATTGGAGGAAAAGAGGGGTGCGGTGGACTCCGCCAAGGCAGCGCGGAAGGAGGCCGCGGCAGCGGTTCACCTGGCGCAAAACCGCGACCGGGCGGCGCAGTTGCGCGATACGCTGCAAGCAATCGATGGCATCGACGCCGACATGGCCGCGGCCCAAGAAAAGCTGGCCGCGTTAGCGCCGCGGGTTAAAGACAAGGACGTTGATACGGCGGAACAGTTGCGCAACACCGCGGACCAGCTCCGGGAACGGATTAGCGCAAGTGCCGCTAAGTTGCGGGTTACTTCCACCGGGGAAGACACTCTCAACGTTGACGGTGTCGAGCACGTAGTTTCCGTTTCGGGCGACGAGTTGGTGGTGGAGCTGGGGGCTGGCACGGAGATCACCGTGGGATCGCTGCGTGCTGTTTTTGATCCCGGTCGCACGGCCCGGGAGCTAGAAAAAGACCGCGCGGAGCGCACTCGGGTCGAAGAAGAATTCGCTCAGCTCATCGAGCGCTTCGGGGTGGAAAGTCTCGCTGAACTGCGGCAGCAGAAGCGGGAGCAAGACGAACTGGAACAAGAAATCAATGGGCTCAAACGGCAGCGCGCCGCCGTGGTTTCTACTCTCCGGGGCAGCGATTCTTCCCAGGCGGATGTGGCAGCTTTGCGGGCCGAGCTAAAGGCCATTGAGGCAGCTATCGAACAGCATCAGGAAGTCGCCACGAGCAGCGGGGAAGAGTTGACACTGGATGCAGCTCGCAGGGCTCTTGATGAGGCGGAGCAGGCCGTCGACGACGCCGCTGCGGCGGTCGACGCAGTAGGGGCTCAGCTTGAACCCTGGCAGGCGAGAAAGGCGACCATCGCGCTGTCTGAGGCGAATGCACAGCGTGCTGGCGTCATCGAAGCCCGTGAGGAAGCCCGTCAGGTTTTGAACACGGCCGTGGAAAGCAACAGCGACGAGGACCTGAACACTGCAGTGGAGGAGGCCGAGGCTTCATTAGCGGCTGCCTGCCGGGAACGAGACACACAGCGGGCCGTGCTGGAAGAAAAGGACGTCGAGCAGCTGCGACGCCGTGCTACTGCTGCGGAAACAGCCGTGGCAACGCATAAGGAGACCATTGAGAACGCCGCACTGAAGCTTGCCGGCCTCGAGGCGAGAATCTCGCATGCCGCCGGTGCCGAAGAGGAGCTTCAGCGAGCGGAGATGCGGGTAGAGCAGTTTAGCGCGGAAGCTGCCAGCCTCGAGCGACAGGCCCGCGCAGTGAAACTCCTGCGGGAAACGTTGGTGCGTCACCGCGATGCAGCGCGTGCGCGGTACGCAGCACCTTTTGTTTCTCGCCTGGCGGGGTTGGCAAGCGTGGTGTTTGGTAAGGGCGTCAACTTCGAGCTGGACGATGAGCTGAACGTAGTGTCGCGGACTAAGGACGGTCGCACCGTAGAGCTCGGGGCATTATCGGGTGGTGCGAAGGAACAGCTCCGGATGCTCACGCGCTTCGCCATTGCGGACCTGGTCGCTGATAGCAGCAGTACAGATCAGGAATCCAATAGTAGACGAATCGGAGGTAGGGAACCGGTACCGGTAATCGTTGACGATGCGCTGGGTTCCACCGACACTGGGCGCCTTCTCGATATGGCCGCGGTGTTCAACGCCGTGGGCGCGAACAATCAAGTGGTTGTGTTCACCTGTGTCCCGGAGCGCTATTCCGGTGTGCGCGACAAAACCGAGCGCAGTATGCGGGAACTGAAGTTGGCATGA